A stretch of the Marivirga tractuosa DSM 4126 genome encodes the following:
- a CDS encoding ABC1 kinase family protein, which produces MSDRKEQSRIPISKIQRASKFVSTGARVGGNYIKHYSKKAFNPKMDRSQLDLDNAEDIYESLSELKGSALKVAQMLSMDRNLLPPAYQEKFTMSQYSAPPLSYPLVVKTFQKTLGKSPDAIFDTFTKSAVNAASMGQVHQATKGDKKYAVKIQYPGVADSISSDLRLVRPFATRLFNMSNAELDHYMSEVEGKLMEEADYGLELQRSKEITEAMAGKIDGLYFPKYYQELSGDRVITMDWLDGVHLKEFLATNPSQKIKNKIGQALWDFYNFQFHELRQVHADPHPGNFMFMDDGTMGIIDFGCIKEIPDDFYENYFALLRPGFMQDKDEIDKRFKALDFFHEKDSPAERKIFSSVFLEMIGMLSKPFQYDTFNFGNNAFFEEIYAMGERVSNMKEVRNSNGARGSKHGLYVNRTYFGLYNMLNQLDAEVKITKPEWLNGSTEKVA; this is translated from the coding sequence ATGAGCGATAGAAAAGAACAATCCAGAATACCTATTTCGAAAATTCAACGTGCCAGCAAGTTTGTATCAACTGGTGCTCGGGTTGGGGGAAATTATATAAAACATTATTCCAAAAAGGCTTTCAATCCAAAAATGGATCGTTCCCAATTGGATTTGGATAATGCCGAAGATATTTACGAATCATTAAGTGAATTGAAAGGTAGTGCATTAAAAGTAGCTCAAATGTTAAGTATGGACAGGAATTTATTACCACCAGCTTACCAAGAGAAATTTACCATGTCTCAGTACAGTGCTCCGCCTTTGTCTTATCCTTTAGTGGTGAAAACTTTCCAAAAAACATTGGGCAAAAGTCCGGATGCTATTTTTGATACCTTCACTAAAAGCGCTGTTAATGCTGCCTCTATGGGGCAGGTGCATCAGGCAACGAAAGGAGATAAAAAATATGCCGTTAAAATTCAATATCCAGGTGTAGCCGATAGTATCAGCTCTGATTTGAGATTAGTGAGACCATTTGCTACTCGCTTATTTAACATGAGTAATGCGGAATTAGATCACTATATGAGCGAGGTTGAGGGGAAATTGATGGAAGAAGCGGATTACGGCTTAGAACTCCAGCGTTCCAAAGAAATTACTGAAGCTATGGCTGGAAAAATTGATGGTTTATATTTTCCTAAGTATTATCAAGAGTTATCAGGTGATAGGGTAATTACAATGGATTGGTTGGATGGGGTCCACCTAAAAGAGTTTTTGGCTACCAACCCTTCTCAGAAAATTAAAAATAAAATTGGTCAGGCACTTTGGGATTTTTACAACTTTCAATTTCATGAATTAAGACAAGTACATGCTGATCCACATCCAGGCAATTTCATGTTTATGGATGATGGAACCATGGGAATCATCGATTTTGGATGTATAAAAGAAATCCCAGATGATTTCTATGAAAACTATTTCGCTCTGCTTAGGCCTGGTTTCATGCAGGATAAGGATGAAATCGATAAAAGATTTAAGGCTTTAGATTTCTTCCATGAAAAAGATTCACCAGCAGAAAGAAAAATTTTCAGTAGCGTGTTTTTGGAAATGATAGGAATGCTCAGTAAACCCTTTCAGTATGATACCTTTAATTTTGGCAATAATGCTTTCTTCGAGGAAATCTATGCGATGGGAGAGCGAGTATCTAACATGAAAGAAGTGCGCAACAGCAATGGTGCAAGAGGTTCAAAACATGGTTTGTATGTGAATAGAACTTATTTTGGACTTTACAATATGCTCAATCAGCTAGATGCTGAAGTGAAAATTACAAAACCTGAATGGTTGAATGGAAGCACTGAGAAAGTAGCTTAA
- a CDS encoding TetR/AcrR family transcriptional regulator gives MAKKQTAKPIDTKIKEAYVDYVLEHGKEPASIYKFAKDLKMNEVDFYNHFNSFKALQKHIWADFLKETIENLHAEEAFVEYSSREKLLALYFTLIEVLKANRSYAMMNLQKMRKGDMKPAFLEAFKKHFYKFVDEILLQGKETEEIIDRPVIGDRYSEGLWIQTLFILQFWANDDSKGFEKTDAAIEKAVNVAYDLMGKSPLDSMFDFAKFIFQNR, from the coding sequence ATGGCAAAAAAGCAAACAGCAAAACCAATTGATACAAAAATTAAGGAAGCTTATGTAGACTATGTTTTAGAGCATGGAAAAGAACCTGCTTCTATTTACAAATTCGCTAAGGACTTAAAAATGAATGAAGTAGATTTTTACAATCACTTTAATTCTTTTAAAGCTTTGCAAAAGCATATCTGGGCTGATTTTTTAAAGGAAACCATTGAGAATTTACATGCAGAAGAAGCCTTTGTAGAGTATTCGTCTCGTGAGAAATTGTTGGCTTTATACTTTACTTTAATTGAAGTTTTGAAGGCTAATCGTTCTTATGCTATGATGAATCTACAGAAAATGAGAAAAGGCGATATGAAGCCAGCTTTCCTAGAAGCTTTCAAAAAGCACTTTTACAAATTTGTAGATGAAATTTTGCTTCAAGGAAAGGAGACGGAGGAAATCATTGATAGACCAGTGATTGGAGATCGTTATTCGGAAGGACTATGGATACAAACATTATTTATCCTTCAATTTTGGGCAAATGATGACAGCAAAGGTTTTGAAAAAACAGATGCTGCCATAGAAAAAGCAGTGAATGTTGCCTACGATCTGATGGGGAAAAGTCCATTAGATTCAATGTTTGATTTTGCCAAATTCATATTTCAAAACCGATAG
- a CDS encoding isoaspartyl peptidase/L-asparaginase family protein, whose product MKKFVLAIHGGAGTILKKNMTPEKEEAYHEALREALEAGEDILNKKGTAIEAVAVAVSAMEDSPLFNAGKGSVYSNSGKNEMEASIMEGAKLRAGAIAGVRNIKNPIQLAKSILFDDDFVYLIGKGAEEYGDNRKLEKAADEYFQTRFREEQWLAAKGEGKVLLDHDADKKFGTVGAVALDIDGNLAAATSTGGLTNKKYGRIGDSSVIGSGTYANNNTCAISCTGYGEFFLRAIVAYDVSCLMEYKGLSLKDACEQVVMKKLVAMKGEGGLIALDAAGNYDFSFNSEGMYRGVVGSDLALKTYIYK is encoded by the coding sequence ATGAAGAAATTTGTATTAGCCATTCATGGTGGTGCGGGTACCATCCTTAAAAAAAATATGACCCCAGAGAAAGAAGAAGCTTACCATGAAGCACTTCGGGAAGCTTTAGAAGCAGGAGAAGATATTTTAAATAAAAAAGGAACAGCAATTGAGGCAGTTGCCGTTGCAGTAAGCGCAATGGAAGATAGTCCGCTTTTTAATGCAGGTAAAGGTTCTGTTTATTCTAATAGTGGAAAAAATGAAATGGAAGCCTCTATTATGGAAGGTGCCAAATTGAGGGCTGGGGCTATAGCAGGAGTCAGAAATATTAAAAACCCGATCCAATTAGCTAAATCTATCCTTTTTGATGATGATTTTGTGTATTTGATTGGAAAGGGCGCTGAAGAATATGGCGACAACAGGAAGTTGGAAAAAGCTGCGGACGAATATTTTCAAACTCGTTTCCGAGAAGAACAGTGGTTGGCAGCAAAAGGAGAAGGTAAAGTTTTACTAGATCATGACGCAGACAAAAAGTTTGGAACTGTAGGTGCTGTAGCTTTAGATATTGATGGAAATTTAGCTGCTGCTACTTCTACTGGTGGATTAACCAACAAAAAATACGGGAGAATTGGTGATAGCTCGGTAATTGGAAGTGGGACTTACGCCAATAATAATACATGCGCAATTTCATGTACTGGCTATGGAGAGTTTTTTCTCAGAGCTATAGTCGCATATGATGTTTCTTGCTTAATGGAATATAAGGGTCTTTCATTGAAAGATGCTTGTGAGCAGGTGGTGATGAAGAAACTTGTGGCGATGAAAGGAGAAGGTGGTCTGATAGCATTAGATGCTGCTGGTAATTATGATTTTAGCTTCAATTCAGAAGGAATGTATAGAGGAGTGGTAGGCTCTGATTTGGCTTTGAAAACTTATATATATAAGTAG